In Nicotiana tabacum cultivar K326 chromosome 17, ASM71507v2, whole genome shotgun sequence, one DNA window encodes the following:
- the LOC142171739 gene encoding uncharacterized protein LOC142171739, with protein MAFDMNIKKLLVIGDSDLLIHQVQGQWTTKNVKILPYLLYVTELCKKFKKIEFKHIPRIQNEIADVLATLPSMLHHPNKNYIDPIEIEIQVQHAYCFHVDEELDSKPWHYDIKKFLEIR; from the coding sequence ATGGCATTCGACATGAATATCAAAAAGCTTCTGGTCATAGGAGACTCTGATTTATTgatacatcaagttcaaggacAATGGACTACCAAGAACGTCAAGATCCTTCCATATCTGCTTTACGTAACAGAGCTTTGTAAGAAGTTCAAAAAGATCGAGTTCAAACACATTCCAAGGATCCAAAACGAGATTGCCGATGTTCTCGCAACCTTGCCATCCATGCTCCATCATCCAAATAAGAATTATATCGACCCTATTGAGATAGAGATTCAGGTTCAGCATGCGTATTGTTTCCATGTAGATGAAGAGCTAGACAGTAAGCCATGGCACTacgacatcaagaaattccttgAAATAAGATAG